One Actinosynnema pretiosum DNA segment encodes these proteins:
- a CDS encoding nitroreductase family protein, with protein MARNGAGQDGTGQGGSGQGGLELAGVIADRWSPRAFDAGAALGDDEARSLFEAARWAASHGNTQPARFLLARRGEQAHERVFAALSRGNRTWAGSASALVVAALATSDARGPLPNAEFGLGLAVQNLVLQAVHLGLVAHQMGGFDPEALREAFSIPEDVRPVVVIAIGREGDGSDLPEDLREKDTRPRRRKPLAETVFSQEWGEAAFTPEAPATP; from the coding sequence GTGGCGCGGAACGGCGCGGGGCAGGACGGGACGGGGCAGGGCGGTTCAGGGCAGGGCGGCCTCGAACTGGCCGGGGTCATCGCGGACCGGTGGAGCCCCAGGGCGTTCGACGCGGGCGCGGCGCTCGGCGACGACGAGGCGCGCTCGCTGTTCGAGGCCGCGCGGTGGGCAGCCTCACACGGGAACACCCAACCGGCCCGGTTCCTGCTCGCCCGGCGCGGCGAGCAGGCGCACGAGCGGGTCTTCGCGGCGCTCAGCCGGGGCAACCGGACCTGGGCCGGATCGGCGTCCGCGCTGGTCGTGGCCGCGCTGGCCACCTCGGACGCCAGGGGCCCGCTGCCGAACGCGGAGTTCGGGCTGGGGCTGGCGGTGCAGAACCTGGTGCTCCAGGCGGTGCACCTCGGGCTGGTCGCGCACCAGATGGGCGGATTCGACCCCGAAGCGCTCCGGGAAGCGTTTTCCATTCCCGAGGACGTGCGCCCCGTCGTGGTGATCGCGATCGGCCGGGAGGGCGACGGCTCGGATTTGCCGGAAGACCTGCGCGAGAAGGACACAAGGCCCCGCAGGCGCAAGCCGCTGGCCGAGACGGTGTTCTCGCAGGAATGGGGAGAAGCCGCTTTCACCCCGGAAGCTCCCGCCACGCCGTGA
- a CDS encoding aspartate kinase: MALVVQKYGGSSVESAERIKRVAERIVATRKAGNDVVVAVSAMGDSTDELLDLAHQVAPVPPGRELDMLLTAGERISMSLLAMAISSLGASARSYTGSQAGVITTEVHGKARIIDVTPSRIQDALAEGHIAIVAGFQGVSQGTKEITTLGRGGTDTTAVALAAALKADVCEIYTDVDGVFTADPRIVPNAKRLESISYEEMLEMAACGAKVLMLRCVEYARRYNVPVHVRSSFSNKPGTTVSGSVEDLPVEQAMITGVAHDRSEAKVTVTAVPDHPGVAARIFRVVAEAEIDIDMVVQNVSQAVSGRTDVTFTLPKDDGPRAVAALEKARGEIGFEKVIYDDHVGKVSLIGAGMRSHPGVTATFCEALASAGVNIEIISTSEIRISVICRDTQLDDAVRALHDVFELGGDEEAVVYGGSGR; encoded by the coding sequence GTGGCGCTCGTCGTCCAGAAGTACGGCGGTTCCTCGGTGGAGAGCGCCGAGCGGATCAAACGGGTGGCCGAGCGGATCGTCGCGACGCGCAAAGCGGGCAACGACGTCGTCGTGGCGGTCTCCGCGATGGGCGACTCGACCGACGAGCTGCTCGACCTCGCCCACCAGGTCGCCCCGGTGCCGCCGGGCCGCGAGCTCGACATGCTGCTCACCGCGGGCGAGCGCATCTCGATGTCCCTGCTGGCCATGGCGATCAGCTCCCTCGGCGCGTCCGCCCGGTCCTACACCGGCTCGCAGGCGGGCGTGATCACCACCGAGGTGCACGGCAAGGCGCGCATCATCGACGTGACGCCCAGCCGCATCCAGGACGCGCTCGCCGAGGGCCACATCGCGATCGTCGCGGGCTTCCAGGGCGTCAGCCAGGGCACCAAGGAGATCACCACGCTCGGCCGGGGCGGCACGGACACCACCGCCGTCGCGCTGGCCGCCGCCCTCAAGGCGGACGTGTGCGAGATCTACACCGACGTGGACGGCGTCTTCACCGCCGACCCCCGCATCGTGCCGAACGCCAAGCGGCTGGAGAGCATCTCCTACGAGGAGATGCTGGAGATGGCCGCCTGCGGCGCCAAGGTGCTGATGCTGCGCTGCGTCGAGTACGCCCGCCGCTACAACGTGCCCGTGCACGTCCGCTCCTCGTTCAGCAACAAGCCGGGGACCACGGTCTCCGGATCAGTGGAGGACCTTCCCGTGGAACAGGCGATGATCACCGGCGTCGCGCACGACCGGTCCGAGGCCAAGGTCACGGTCACGGCGGTGCCCGACCACCCCGGCGTGGCCGCGCGGATCTTCCGCGTCGTCGCCGAGGCCGAGATCGACATCGACATGGTCGTGCAGAACGTCTCGCAGGCCGTCAGCGGTCGCACCGACGTGACGTTCACGCTGCCCAAGGACGACGGCCCCCGCGCGGTGGCCGCCCTCGAGAAGGCGCGCGGCGAGATCGGCTTCGAGAAGGTCATCTACGACGACCACGTGGGCAAGGTGTCGCTGATCGGCGCGGGGATGCGCTCGCACCCCGGCGTCACGGCCACCTTCTGCGAGGCGCTGGCCAGCGCGGGCGTGAACATCGAGATCATCTCCACCTCGGAGATCCGCATCTCGGTCATCTGCAGGGACACCCAGCTCGACGACGCCGTGCGCGCGCTGCACGACGTGTTCGAGCTCGGCGGCGACGAGGAGGCTGTCGTGTACGGGGGTAGCGGCCGATGA
- the leuA gene encoding 2-isopropylmalate synthase: MSTISPDAYSTGTSRIRPPARPAPEGQPAWNPQRGTSMPVHRYRPFHELVETVDLPDRTWPAKRITQAPQWCAVDLRDGNQALIDPMSPARKRKMFDLLVRMGYKEIEVGFPAASQTDFDFVREIIEDGAVPDDVTIQVLTQCRPELITRTYESLRGAHKAIVHFYNSTSVLQRRVVFRADRDRIKAIATDAARFALEEAKKYPETEFRYEYSPESYTGTELAYALEVCDAVSEIIAPTPELPMVINLPATVEMATPNVYADSIEWMSRNLARRESIVLSLHPHNDRGTGVAAAELGYLAGADRIEGCLFGNGERTGNVCLVTLGMNMFSQGVDPQIDFSDIDEIRRTVEYCNQLPVHERHPYGGDLVFTAFSGSHQDAIKKGFEALEADAKDADKHVDEYPWEVPYLPIDPKDVGRNYEAVIRVNSQSGKGGVAYVMKSEHHLDLPRRLQVEFSRVIQEVTDTQGGEVGPKEIWDAFADEYLQGVVPLRLLKHELSSDGTGSESIKAVLVVDGETQDVTGTGNGPIAAFVDALASVGYDVRVLDYSEHALSSGDDARAASYVECSVGDRVLWGVGVDSSTVAASLRALVSAVNRANR; this comes from the coding sequence ATGAGCACCATCTCGCCCGACGCGTACAGCACCGGCACCAGCCGCATCCGCCCTCCCGCCCGCCCGGCCCCCGAGGGCCAGCCCGCGTGGAACCCGCAGCGCGGCACGTCCATGCCGGTGCACCGCTACCGCCCGTTCCACGAGCTGGTCGAGACCGTCGACCTGCCCGACCGCACCTGGCCCGCCAAGCGGATCACCCAGGCGCCGCAGTGGTGCGCGGTGGACCTGCGCGACGGCAACCAGGCGCTGATCGACCCGATGTCGCCCGCCCGCAAGCGCAAGATGTTCGACCTGCTGGTGCGCATGGGCTACAAGGAGATCGAGGTCGGCTTCCCGGCCGCCTCGCAGACCGACTTCGACTTCGTCCGCGAGATCATCGAGGACGGCGCGGTGCCGGACGACGTCACCATCCAGGTGCTGACCCAGTGCCGCCCGGAGCTGATCACCCGCACGTACGAGTCGCTGCGCGGCGCGCACAAGGCGATCGTGCACTTCTACAACTCGACCTCGGTGCTCCAGCGCAGGGTCGTGTTCCGCGCCGACCGCGACCGGATCAAGGCGATCGCCACCGACGCGGCGCGGTTCGCGCTGGAGGAGGCGAAGAAGTACCCGGAGACGGAGTTCCGCTACGAGTACTCGCCCGAGTCCTACACCGGCACCGAGCTGGCCTACGCGCTGGAGGTGTGCGACGCGGTCTCGGAGATCATCGCGCCCACCCCCGAGCTGCCGATGGTGATCAACCTGCCCGCGACCGTCGAGATGGCGACGCCGAACGTGTACGCCGACTCGATCGAGTGGATGTCGCGCAACCTGGCCCGGCGTGAGTCGATCGTGCTGTCGCTGCACCCGCACAACGACCGCGGCACCGGCGTGGCCGCCGCCGAGCTGGGCTACCTGGCGGGCGCGGACCGCATCGAGGGCTGCCTGTTCGGCAACGGCGAGCGCACCGGGAACGTGTGCCTGGTGACGCTGGGCATGAACATGTTCAGCCAGGGCGTCGACCCGCAGATCGACTTCTCCGACATCGACGAGATCCGCCGCACGGTCGAGTACTGCAACCAGCTGCCCGTGCACGAGCGGCACCCGTACGGCGGCGACCTGGTGTTCACCGCGTTCTCCGGCAGCCACCAGGACGCCATCAAGAAGGGCTTCGAGGCACTGGAGGCGGACGCGAAGGACGCCGACAAGCACGTCGACGAGTACCCGTGGGAGGTCCCGTACCTGCCCATCGACCCGAAGGACGTCGGCCGCAACTACGAGGCGGTCATCCGGGTCAACTCCCAGTCCGGCAAGGGCGGGGTGGCGTACGTGATGAAGAGCGAGCACCACCTGGACCTGCCGAGGCGGCTGCAGGTGGAGTTCTCGCGGGTGATCCAGGAGGTCACCGACACGCAGGGCGGCGAGGTCGGCCCGAAGGAGATCTGGGACGCCTTCGCGGACGAGTACCTGCAGGGCGTCGTGCCGCTGCGCCTGCTGAAGCACGAGCTGTCCAGCGACGGCACCGGCTCGGAGTCGATCAAGGCCGTGCTGGTGGTCGACGGCGAGACCCAGGACGTGACGGGCACCGGCAACGGGCCGATCGCCGCGTTCGTGGACGCGCTGGCGTCGGTGGGCTACGACGTCCGGGTGCTGGACTACTCGGAGCACGCCCTGTCCTCCGGCGACGACGCCCGCGCGGCCTCGTACGTGGAGTGCTCGGTGGGCGACCGCGTGCTGTGGGGCGTCGGCGTCGACAGCTCCACCGTGGCCGCGTCCCTGCGGGCCCTGGTGTCGGCCGTGAACCGCGCCAACCGCTAG
- a CDS encoding MFS transporter — MSLNAYRSVLRTPQVVPTMLVVLLARIPITGVGMTLTMHVLLALDHGYAAAGLVGMSATAGSAIGSPLLGRMLDRRGLRAVVGVSIVVEALFWLTAPLLSYPVLLVTAFLSSLAALPVMSLGRQALTALVPESGRRTALALDSMAVELAFMAGPALGVFLGTHFTGRPAMWVIGTAVVLSGLLLWVVDPPLRAGGAAPGGQAPRGWLDRRLLGVLISAGGATFLLTGVELATVAQLRAQGLTGWTGAAIVVMCAASLVGGFWYGGFERPVPVWALMAGMGVLTLPLVVAGGSPWLLGAALALSSFLCAPTLTATGEAITTMAPEGARGTALGLQGTAFTLGSALGQPVVGWTIDHVGPSTGFAVAALGSLAIAGLVVLLGVRGRTPEPVAAG, encoded by the coding sequence GTGAGCCTGAACGCCTACCGGTCCGTGCTGCGCACCCCCCAGGTCGTCCCGACCATGCTGGTCGTGCTGCTGGCGCGGATCCCGATCACCGGTGTCGGCATGACGTTGACCATGCACGTGCTGCTCGCCCTGGACCACGGCTACGCCGCCGCGGGCCTGGTCGGCATGTCCGCCACGGCGGGCAGCGCCATCGGGTCGCCGCTGCTCGGGCGGATGCTGGACCGGCGCGGGCTGCGCGCGGTGGTCGGCGTGTCGATCGTGGTGGAGGCCCTGTTCTGGCTCACCGCGCCGCTGCTGTCCTACCCGGTGCTGCTGGTGACCGCGTTCCTGTCCTCGCTGGCCGCGCTGCCGGTGATGAGCCTGGGCAGGCAGGCGCTGACCGCGCTGGTGCCGGAGAGCGGCAGGCGCACCGCGCTGGCGCTGGACTCGATGGCGGTGGAGCTGGCGTTCATGGCGGGCCCCGCGCTCGGCGTGTTCCTGGGCACCCACTTCACCGGGCGGCCCGCGATGTGGGTGATCGGCACGGCCGTGGTGCTGTCCGGGCTGCTGCTGTGGGTGGTGGACCCGCCGCTGCGGGCCGGTGGCGCCGCGCCCGGCGGGCAGGCCCCGCGCGGGTGGCTGGACCGGCGGCTGCTCGGGGTGCTGATCAGCGCGGGCGGGGCGACGTTCCTGCTGACCGGGGTGGAGCTCGCGACGGTGGCGCAGCTGCGCGCTCAGGGCCTGACCGGGTGGACCGGGGCCGCGATCGTGGTGATGTGCGCGGCGTCGCTGGTCGGCGGGTTCTGGTACGGCGGGTTCGAGCGGCCCGTGCCGGTCTGGGCGCTCATGGCCGGGATGGGGGTGCTCACCCTGCCGCTGGTGGTCGCCGGGGGCTCACCGTGGCTGCTGGGGGCCGCGCTGGCGCTGTCCAGCTTCCTGTGCGCGCCGACGCTGACGGCGACCGGCGAGGCGATCACGACGATGGCCCCGGAGGGGGCGCGCGGCACGGCGCTGGGGCTGCAGGGCACGGCGTTCACGCTCGGATCCGCGCTGGGCCAGCCGGTGGTCGGCTGGACGATCGACCACGTGGGGCCGTCGACCGGGTTCGCGGTGGCGGCGCTGGGCTCGCTGGCGATCGCCGGGCTCGTGGTGCTGCTGGGCGTCCGGGGGCGGACGCCGGAGCCGGTGGCCGCGGGCTGA
- a CDS encoding ABC transporter ATP-binding protein, giving the protein MSIEGIQVHFPIKRGVFLDRTVGHVYAVDGVDLSIRKGETYGLVGESGCGKSTLGRAVLRLTEPTGGRVVFDGTDLSTLKGESLRTMRQRMQMVFQDPMSSLDPRQSVESILVEGLRAHGLDKGKEATGKRLRELLAAVGLPSTSLRKYPHEFSGGQRQRIGIARALAVEPDLIIADEPVSALDVSVQAQVVNLLEELQEKLGLTYLVIAHDLAVVRHIADRVGVMYLGGIVEEASSDGLYAEPLHPYTRALLSAIPVPDPVVEDRRERILLKGDLPSPANPPTGCRFHTRCPWRQATRCDTERPALREVLPGHRVACHWAEDIRSGAIKPHEVETVLVEEDGISPDVPLVGPASVTEVLNP; this is encoded by the coding sequence ATCTCGATCGAGGGCATCCAGGTCCACTTCCCGATCAAGCGGGGCGTGTTCCTGGACCGCACCGTCGGCCACGTGTACGCGGTCGACGGCGTGGACCTGAGCATCCGCAAGGGCGAGACGTACGGCCTGGTCGGCGAGTCCGGCTGCGGCAAGTCCACGCTCGGCAGGGCCGTGCTGCGGCTCACCGAGCCGACCGGCGGCCGGGTCGTGTTCGACGGCACCGACCTGTCCACGCTCAAGGGCGAGTCGCTGCGCACCATGCGGCAGCGGATGCAGATGGTGTTCCAGGACCCGATGTCCTCGCTGGACCCGCGCCAGTCGGTCGAGTCGATCCTGGTCGAGGGGCTGCGCGCGCACGGGCTGGACAAGGGCAAGGAGGCCACCGGCAAGCGCCTGCGCGAGCTGCTGGCCGCCGTGGGCCTGCCGTCGACCTCGCTGCGCAAGTACCCGCACGAGTTCTCCGGCGGCCAGCGCCAGCGCATCGGCATCGCCCGCGCGCTGGCGGTCGAGCCCGACCTGATCATCGCCGACGAGCCGGTGTCCGCGCTCGACGTGTCGGTGCAGGCGCAGGTGGTGAACCTGCTGGAGGAGCTGCAGGAGAAGCTGGGGCTGACCTACCTGGTGATCGCCCACGACCTCGCGGTCGTGCGGCACATCGCCGACCGGGTCGGCGTCATGTACCTGGGCGGGATCGTGGAGGAGGCGAGCTCGGACGGGCTGTACGCCGAGCCGCTGCACCCGTACACCAGGGCGCTGCTGTCGGCGATCCCGGTGCCGGACCCCGTGGTGGAGGACCGGCGCGAGCGCATCCTGCTCAAGGGCGACCTGCCCTCGCCCGCCAACCCGCCGACCGGGTGCCGCTTCCACACGCGGTGCCCGTGGCGGCAGGCGACCAGGTGCGACACCGAGCGGCCCGCGCTGCGCGAGGTGCTGCCCGGCCACCGGGTGGCCTGCCACTGGGCGGAGGACATCCGCTCCGGGGCGATCAAGCCGCACGAGGTCGAGACGGTGCTGGTGGAGGAGGACGGGATCTCCCCGGACGTCCCGCTCGTCGGGCCCGCCTCGGTCACCGAGGTGCTGAACCCGTAG
- a CDS encoding aspartate-semialdehyde dehydrogenase: protein MSGGPVLALVGATGAVGTVMISIINNRETVPWGEIRLIASARSAGKKIHVRGEDLTVVELTPEAFDGVDVAMFDVPDEVSARWAPIAAERGAVAVDNSGAFRMDDEVPLVVPEVNADKIGERPKGIIANPNCTTLSMMAAIGALHREFGLRELVVASYQAASGGGQAAIDRLRAEVEAVSGKQVGERAGDVREVLDAAGLPVSDSPFPAPLALNVVPWAGSLKDDGWTSEELKVRNESRKILGIPDLKVSATCVRVPVVTTHSLAVHAVFERPVTVEQAHKIFEEQPSVVLVDEPEALRFPTPADVVGGDPTYVGRVRQALDFPNALDFFVCGDNLRKGAALNTYEIAEELAGRL from the coding sequence ATGAGCGGCGGTCCGGTTCTGGCACTGGTCGGCGCCACCGGCGCGGTCGGCACGGTGATGATCTCGATCATCAACAACCGGGAGACCGTGCCGTGGGGTGAGATCCGGCTGATCGCCTCCGCGCGGTCGGCGGGCAAGAAGATCCACGTGCGCGGCGAGGACCTCACCGTCGTCGAGCTGACCCCCGAGGCGTTCGACGGCGTCGACGTCGCCATGTTCGACGTGCCCGACGAGGTGTCCGCGCGGTGGGCGCCGATCGCCGCCGAGCGCGGCGCGGTCGCCGTGGACAACTCCGGCGCGTTCCGCATGGACGACGAGGTGCCCCTGGTGGTGCCCGAGGTCAACGCGGACAAGATCGGCGAGCGTCCCAAGGGGATCATCGCCAACCCCAACTGCACGACGCTGTCGATGATGGCCGCGATCGGCGCGCTGCACCGCGAGTTCGGGCTGCGCGAGCTGGTCGTCGCCTCCTACCAGGCCGCGTCCGGCGGCGGGCAGGCCGCGATCGACCGGCTCCGCGCCGAGGTCGAGGCCGTCTCCGGCAAGCAGGTCGGCGAGCGCGCGGGCGACGTGCGCGAGGTGCTGGACGCGGCGGGCCTGCCGGTGTCCGACTCGCCGTTCCCCGCGCCGCTGGCGCTGAACGTGGTGCCGTGGGCCGGGTCCCTCAAGGACGACGGGTGGACCAGCGAGGAGCTGAAGGTCCGCAACGAGTCCCGCAAGATCCTCGGCATCCCGGACCTGAAGGTGTCGGCGACCTGCGTGCGGGTGCCCGTGGTGACCACGCACTCGCTGGCCGTCCACGCCGTGTTCGAGCGGCCGGTGACCGTCGAGCAGGCGCACAAGATCTTCGAGGAGCAGCCGTCGGTCGTCCTGGTGGACGAGCCGGAGGCCCTGCGCTTCCCGACGCCCGCCGACGTCGTGGGCGGCGACCCGACCTACGTCGGCCGGGTCCGCCAGGCGCTGGACTTCCCGAACGCGCTCGACTTCTTCGTGTGCGGGGACAACCTGCGCAAGGGCGCCGCCCTCAACACCTACGAGATCGCCGAGGAACTGGCGGGCAGGCTGTAG
- a CDS encoding gluconokinase, translating into MRDKGVVLAVDLGTTATKVVAVDPRARVLRSTERGYPMRTTPSGEATQDPDEVLAAALAAVSEVALACPEGVRALVLTGALHTLLGLDESGRPVTPSLSWADRRAVEQVARLRAADGVALHRATGTPVHTMSPLVKLRWFADHGVRAHRWCGLKDYVFAHLTGVLATEHSSGSATGLMDLRALDWRPEALEHARVRAEQLPELHAPTASFPLRAVVDGVAPGTPVVLGGGDGPLANLGVGAIVPGVAALSLGTSGALRVVSPEPAVDERGRVFCYAIGDGLWTVGGAVSNGGVVASWAAESFGADVVELLDEAARVPVGASGVTALPYLLGERAPWWDADATSAVVGLRREHGRAELTRALVEGVAQQLALVLDAVRSVAEVRLVRATGGALRHELWASVLCAALDVPLEITEDTGGSAVGAALLAWRSLGELDSLAGTADLVVPERRYEPDPDAAAHYAAARPGVERLYEALRGL; encoded by the coding sequence TTGCGCGACAAGGGGGTTGTGCTCGCGGTAGACCTGGGGACGACCGCGACCAAGGTGGTCGCGGTCGACCCCCGCGCACGGGTGCTGCGCTCGACCGAGCGCGGGTACCCGATGCGGACCACGCCGTCCGGGGAGGCCACCCAGGACCCGGACGAGGTGCTCGCCGCCGCGCTGGCGGCGGTGTCCGAGGTGGCGCTCGCCTGCCCCGAGGGCGTGCGCGCGCTGGTGCTGACCGGCGCGCTGCACACGCTGCTCGGGCTCGACGAGTCCGGCAGGCCGGTGACCCCGTCGCTCAGCTGGGCGGACCGGCGCGCGGTCGAGCAGGTGGCGCGGCTGCGGGCCGCGGACGGCGTCGCGCTGCACCGGGCCACCGGAACGCCCGTGCACACCATGTCGCCGCTGGTGAAGCTGCGCTGGTTCGCCGACCACGGGGTCCGGGCGCACCGGTGGTGCGGGCTGAAGGACTACGTCTTCGCCCACCTGACCGGGGTGCTCGCCACCGAGCACTCCTCCGGGTCGGCGACCGGGCTCATGGACCTGCGGGCGCTCGACTGGCGCCCGGAGGCGCTCGAGCACGCGCGGGTGCGCGCCGAGCAGCTCCCCGAGCTGCACGCGCCCACCGCCTCGTTCCCGCTGCGCGCGGTCGTCGACGGGGTCGCCCCCGGCACGCCGGTCGTGCTCGGCGGCGGTGACGGGCCGCTGGCCAACCTGGGCGTCGGCGCGATCGTGCCCGGCGTGGCGGCGCTGTCGCTGGGCACCAGCGGGGCGCTGCGCGTGGTGAGCCCCGAACCCGCCGTGGACGAGCGCGGCCGGGTGTTCTGCTACGCCATCGGCGACGGGCTGTGGACGGTCGGCGGGGCGGTCAGCAACGGCGGCGTGGTCGCCTCGTGGGCGGCCGAGTCGTTCGGGGCCGACGTGGTGGAGCTGCTCGACGAGGCCGCGCGCGTGCCGGTCGGCGCGTCCGGGGTGACGGCGCTGCCGTACCTGCTGGGCGAGCGGGCCCCCTGGTGGGACGCGGACGCGACGTCGGCCGTGGTCGGGCTGCGCCGCGAGCACGGGCGCGCCGAGCTGACCAGGGCCCTCGTGGAGGGCGTCGCGCAGCAGCTGGCGCTGGTGCTCGACGCGGTGCGGTCGGTCGCCGAGGTGCGCCTGGTGCGGGCCACGGGCGGCGCGCTGCGGCACGAGCTGTGGGCGTCGGTGCTGTGCGCCGCGCTGGACGTGCCGCTGGAGATCACGGAGGACACCGGCGGGTCGGCGGTGGGCGCGGCGCTGCTGGCGTGGCGCTCGCTGGGCGAGCTGGACTCGCTGGCGGGCACCGCTGACCTGGTGGTCCCGGAGCGGCGGTACGAGCCGGACCCGGACGCGGCGGCGCACTACGCGGCGGCGCGACCGGGTGTGGAGCGGTTGTACGAAGCTCTTCGGGGCCTTTGA
- a CDS encoding mannosyltransferase family protein: protein MPTVDAGPDSPERAPSTRGPLAGLAEHRFAPVIAPGALYLLVRLLGVLVLALMSEHWDKDVAKVLTSWDGQWFLGIAEGGYGGVTPALVDAFGRRSAETPLAFFPGYPLLVGWVGALPGVSAVGAAFSVSLVSGVFCAYGLHRLGRSVRGGSERAGLVLVVLFAASPMAVVLSMAYSEALFCALAAWSLVGVVERRWVLAGLCAAGAGLVRPTAGALVLAVGLAALVAVWQRRDGLRPWVGGVLAPLGVLGYLAFVAVRTGRLDGWFAVQQRGWGSRFDGGAATWRFTWEILANPRSVLELVTVWLLLGALALVVVCARRRLEWPLVVYAVGVIVMDLGSNGLMNSKARLLLPAFALLLPIALSLAKRKTGTVVPVLAGVAVFGAWFGAYSITAWQYAI, encoded by the coding sequence GTGCCGACCGTGGACGCAGGACCCGACAGCCCCGAGCGCGCGCCGTCGACGCGCGGACCCCTGGCCGGCCTGGCGGAGCACCGGTTCGCGCCGGTCATCGCCCCCGGCGCGCTCTACCTGCTGGTGAGGCTGCTCGGGGTGCTGGTGCTCGCGCTGATGTCCGAGCACTGGGACAAGGACGTCGCGAAGGTGCTCACCTCGTGGGACGGGCAGTGGTTCCTGGGCATCGCGGAGGGCGGGTACGGGGGCGTCACGCCGGCGCTGGTGGACGCGTTCGGCAGGCGCTCGGCGGAGACGCCGCTGGCGTTCTTCCCCGGCTACCCGCTGCTGGTGGGCTGGGTGGGGGCGCTGCCGGGGGTGTCCGCGGTGGGCGCGGCGTTCTCGGTGAGCCTGGTGAGCGGGGTGTTCTGCGCGTACGGCCTGCACCGGCTGGGGCGCTCGGTGCGCGGCGGGTCGGAGCGGGCCGGGCTGGTGCTGGTGGTGCTGTTCGCCGCGTCGCCGATGGCCGTGGTGCTGTCGATGGCCTACTCGGAGGCGCTGTTCTGCGCGCTGGCCGCGTGGTCGCTGGTGGGCGTGGTGGAGCGGCGCTGGGTGCTGGCCGGGCTGTGCGCGGCCGGGGCCGGGCTGGTGCGGCCGACGGCGGGCGCGCTGGTGCTGGCGGTGGGGCTGGCCGCGCTGGTGGCGGTGTGGCAGCGGCGGGACGGGCTGCGGCCGTGGGTCGGCGGGGTGCTGGCGCCGCTGGGGGTGCTGGGCTACCTCGCGTTCGTGGCGGTGCGCACCGGGCGGCTGGACGGCTGGTTCGCGGTGCAGCAGCGCGGCTGGGGGTCGAGGTTCGACGGCGGGGCGGCGACCTGGAGGTTCACCTGGGAGATCCTGGCGAACCCGAGGTCGGTGCTGGAGCTGGTGACGGTGTGGCTGCTGCTGGGCGCGCTCGCGTTGGTGGTGGTGTGCGCGCGGCGGCGGCTGGAGTGGCCGCTGGTGGTGTACGCGGTGGGCGTGATCGTGATGGACCTGGGCTCGAACGGGCTGATGAACTCCAAGGCCCGGCTGCTGCTGCCCGCGTTCGCGCTGCTGCTGCCGATCGCGCTGTCGCTGGCCAAGCGGAAGACGGGCACGGTGGTGCCGGTGCTGGCGGGCGTGGCGGTGTTCGGCGCGTGGTTCGGGGCGTACTCGATCACCGCGTGGCAGTACGCGATCTGA
- a CDS encoding DedA family protein, translating to MTPLLVLFAVAAVPLAPTEAVLIACGVLAASGELPLGAVIVVAAAGCTVADLVNLAIGRALGGRALGRFERRAGSRAVLDWTRARLAGRGEAVLVAVRFVPGGGVVAALLVGALRWRALRFLPIAAVGSLLWSAYVGLLGYFGGTLLDDPVLALIASLAVATLIGVPAGVAVRAAQRREALKGGGPEPLAV from the coding sequence GTGACACCACTGCTGGTGCTGTTCGCCGTCGCCGCCGTGCCGCTGGCTCCGACCGAGGCCGTGCTGATCGCCTGCGGCGTGCTGGCGGCGTCCGGCGAGCTGCCGCTCGGGGCCGTGATCGTCGTCGCGGCGGCGGGGTGCACGGTGGCCGACCTGGTCAACCTCGCCATCGGGCGCGCGCTCGGCGGGCGGGCGCTGGGGCGGTTCGAGCGCAGGGCCGGGTCCCGCGCGGTGCTGGACTGGACCCGCGCGCGGCTGGCCGGGCGGGGCGAGGCGGTGCTGGTGGCGGTGCGGTTCGTGCCCGGTGGCGGGGTGGTGGCGGCGCTGCTGGTGGGCGCGCTGCGCTGGCGGGCCCTGCGGTTCCTGCCGATCGCGGCCGTCGGGTCGCTGCTGTGGAGCGCGTACGTGGGGCTGCTGGGCTACTTCGGCGGGACGCTCCTGGACGACCCCGTGCTGGCCCTGATCGCCTCGCTCGCGGTCGCGACGCTGATCGGGGTGCCCGCGGGCGTGGCGGTGCGCGCCGCGCAGCGCAGGGAGGCGCTGAAGGGCGGCGGACCGGAACCCCTGGCCGTCTGA
- a CDS encoding cold-shock protein — MATGKVKWFNAEKGFGFIEQDGGGPDVFVHFTAINASGYRSLEENQAVTFEVTQGPKGPQAENVQPS, encoded by the coding sequence GTGGCAACTGGCAAGGTGAAGTGGTTCAACGCCGAGAAGGGCTTCGGTTTCATCGAGCAGGACGGCGGTGGGCCGGACGTGTTCGTGCACTTCACCGCGATCAACGCCTCCGGCTACCGGTCCCTGGAGGAGAACCAGGCGGTCACGTTCGAGGTGACCCAGGGTCCCAAGGGGCCGCAGGCTGAGAACGTCCAGCCCTCCTGA